In Primulina eburnea isolate SZY01 chromosome 14, ASM2296580v1, whole genome shotgun sequence, the following proteins share a genomic window:
- the LOC140812866 gene encoding RING-H2 finger protein ATL22-like → METVGKSLVFSSSLFTFFSILAQSSDPCQPETCDAAIGLLVRFPFRLVNRQHPGCGYPGFDLYCDGKNRTILNLPRSGEFRVDYIDYNSQALLINDPNSCLPNRILSFSLSDSPFALAFARRYTFFNCSSRWMNHSSSYTYPFVLLDCLSGRNYTVVAARSRLSAADVPPSCRSIASVSVPLQWSTSPFYWDSPDLTEDLELVWREPDCRDCENRGGFCGYTGGPGHEIGCSSSSQSGLPRSAKYGIIVGIGIPGLLCIIGLASYSFGMIKARTRTNSDHSATTVSVPQSVVRTIGGLDMPTIASYPKTVLGESGRLPDPTNGTCPICLCEYQPKEALRSIPPCNHYFHVGCIDEWLKLNGSCPLCRNSPPTSTATPTSSISLSSSQSTPSHH, encoded by the exons ATGGAGACCGTAGGAAAATCCTTGGTATTTTCTTCTTCCCTCTTCACGTTCTTCTCCATCTTAGCTCAATCTTCTGATCCATGCCAACCGGAGACCTGCGACGCAGCCATCGGGCTGCTAGTCCGGTTCCCTTTCCGCCTCGTAAATCGGCAGCACCCCGGTTGCGGTTACCCAGGTTTTGACCTGTACTGCGACGGAAAGAACAGGACCATTTTGAATCTTCCTCGGTCGGGCGAATTCAGGGTAGACTACATTGATTACAACTCCCAGGCCCTTTTGATCAACGACCCGAATTCCTGTCTCCCGAATCGGATCCTGAGCTTCAGTCTGTCGGATTCTCCGTTCGCCCTAGCTTTCGCGAGGAGATATActttcttcaactgctcttcgAGATGGATGAACCACAGTTCGTCGTATACGTATCCTTTCGTGCTGTTGGATTGTCTGAGCGGGAGGAACTACACCGTCGTGGCGGCGAGGTCTCGGTTGTCGGCGGCGGATGTGCCACCGTCCTGCAGGAGTATTGCGAGCGTATCGGTCCCGCTGCAGTGGTCTACTTCGCCGTTTTATTGGGATTCGCCGGATTTGACGGAAGATCTAGAGCTGGTGTGGAGGGAGCCCGATTGCCGAGACTGTGAGAATCGGGGCGGGTTTTGCGGGTATACAGGTGGGCCGGGTCATGAAATCGGGTGCTCCAGTTCTTCCCAATCCG GGCTTCCAAGAAGTGCAAAATATGGGATCATAGTCGGAATCGGAATACCGGGATTACTATGCATAATTGGGCTAGCCAGTTACTCCTTTGGAATGATCAAGGCTCGAACTCGTACTAACTCCGACCATTCAGCCACCACAGTTTCTGTACCTCAGTCAGTGGTCCGAACCATTGGTGGTCTGGACATGCCCACCATCGCCTCGTATCCAAAGACCGTGTTGGGAGAAAGCGGACGGCTCCCAGACCCGACCAATGGCACATGTCCGATTTGCTTGTGTGAGTACCAACCTAAAGAGGCGTTGAGGAGTATACCGCCGTGCAATCACTATTTCCATGTTGGATGTATAGATGAGTGGCTTAAGCTCAATGGGAGTTGCCCGTTGTGTCGGAACTCGCCTCCCACCTCAACCGCGACCCCTACTTCCTCGATTTCATTATCATCCTCGCAGTCGACACCCTCACATCACTGA